One genomic segment of Garra rufa chromosome 13, GarRuf1.0, whole genome shotgun sequence includes these proteins:
- the LOC141283598 gene encoding transcription factor MafA-like has product MSSSLPLPSLPPSPLAMEYLNDFDLLKFEVKPDTPPPPPNCLYTKPGIHQETAGSPYAPRPPPDSSLSSSPYTSLPPSPTLSDGHPPQSASSSSSSLSFPLSISTGYMSGQSSGSQGNLDGSPATGGPTPCSNPTSLEDLLWLAALQQQFGGEPGGAASLLGALGGVPDRGDRDRGGFLGCEDAVEALLNSAAAAVTSQFPVLSQSSSSSLMGDSSSDSGADVVLNKPSDMCHRPILVVSSTPPSLSNVNTSTSPFSQPLSPQSRLHHPHHPMQGHYHHHHHHHHLQVTQCGVDERFSDEQLVSLSVRELNRHLRGVSKDEVVRLKQKRRTLKNRGYAQSCRYKRLQHRHALESEKHILTQQLEQLQCELSRVLRERDTYKARYEKLISSNETQPSHPNTSPSPTPPDYFL; this is encoded by the exons ATGTCTTCATCTCTGCCACTGCCCTCTTTGCCCCCAAGTCCCCTGGCCATGGAGTATCTCAATGACTTCGACCTGCTGAAGTTTGAAGTGAAGCCTGACACCCCTCCACCTCCTCCAAACTGCCTATACACCAAACCAGGCATCCATCAAGAGACAGCCGGTTCTCCGTATGCTCCTCGACCTCCTCCTGACTCCAGCCTCAGCTCCAGTCCCTACACCTCACTTCCTCCATCACCCACGCTTAGTGATGGACACCCCCCGCAATCTgcatcctcctcttcctcctctctctctttcccgCTGTCCATCTCCACTGGGTACATGTCAGGCCAGAGCTCCGGCTCCCAAGGAAATCTGGACGGGAGCCCAGCCACTGGAGGCCCCACACCGTGTTCAAACCCCACCTCCTTAGAAGATCTGCTCTGGTTGGCTGCATTGCAACAGCAGTTCGGTGGGGAGCCTGGAGGTGCCGCGTCTCTGCTGGGAGCTCTTGGAGGAGTGCCGGACCGAGGGGACCGGGATCGAGGAGGTTTTCTGGGATGTGAGGATGCAGTGGAGGCCCTGCTAAACTCTGCTGCAGCTGCTGTAACTTCACAG TTCCCAGTTTTGTCTCAGAGTTCGAGCAGCAGTCTCATGGGTGACTCCAGCAGTGACAGCGGTGCTGATGTTGTTCTTAACAAGCCGTCAGACATGTGTCACCGACCTATACTGGTCGTTTCTTCCACCCCTCCATCTCTCTCTAATGTCAACACATCGACCAGTCCCTTCTCACAACCCCTCAGTCCACAGAGCCGCCTCCATCACCCACACCATCCAATGCAAGGCCAttatcatcaccatcatcatcaccatcatctGCAAGTCACCCAG TGTGGAGTGGATGAGCGTTTTTCCGATGAGCAGTTGGTAAGTCTGTCAGTGCGAGAGCTGAACAGACATTTGCGTGGGGTAAGCAAAGATGAAGTGGTCCGTTTGAAACAGAAAAGACGGACGCTGAAGAATCGTGGTTATGCCCAGTCCTGCCGTTACAAACGACTTCAGCACCGGCACGCGCTTGAGTCCGAGAAACACATTCTTACACAGCAG CTGGAGCAGCTGCAGTGTGAGCTGTCTCGCGTGTTGAGAGAGCGAGACACATACAAAGCCCGTTACGAGAAGCTCATCAGTTCAAACGAGACTCAGCCTTCCCATCCCAACACCTCGCCTTCTCCTACTCCTCCGGATTACTTTTTGTGA